Proteins encoded together in one Salarchaeum sp. JOR-1 window:
- a CDS encoding amidohydrolase, producing MTAAADLVLTNGEVHTLTDPDETYEAVAVRDGEIVSVASDYEIDFLNGVETREIDLDGRVLLPGFVDAHVHMETVGRHRLRADLRDATSPDDAVDVLRDSDAGDEWILGFGFDESTWVESRYLTRDDLDRVSTERPVVAFREDLHTAALNGVALDRLRDRLPDGDVQTADGDPTGVVVEDAAEAVRDAVEPGPAETADLLMAAQRDAHERGVTSVHDMVRRSHAPRVYRELDAAGDLRLRVRLNYWSDHLDAAREVGLRTNHGSAFVRTGAIKTFTDGSLGGRTAKLSYEYADGDGSGQWVVPPQELRDLVHAADDAGFQLAVHAIGDEAIGEAIDALADTDDPAGARHRIEHLELATDDQIERMADLGLVASMQPNFLKWSREGGLYDSRLGPERRAENNRFPAYLDAGVPLAFSSDSMPVDPLFGVHQTVNPPEDTQGLSVTDALRAYTSGAAYAGFDEHRLGTIETGKNADFVALDDSPWEHPESIEDIDVTHTVVNGDVVYEA from the coding sequence ATGACAGCGGCCGCAGACCTCGTCCTCACCAACGGCGAGGTGCACACGCTCACCGACCCCGACGAGACCTACGAGGCAGTCGCCGTCCGCGACGGCGAAATCGTCAGCGTCGCCTCCGACTACGAAATCGACTTCCTGAACGGCGTCGAGACCCGCGAAATCGACCTCGACGGCCGTGTTCTCCTCCCCGGGTTCGTGGACGCGCACGTCCACATGGAGACCGTCGGCCGCCACCGCCTCCGCGCCGACCTCCGCGACGCCACCTCCCCCGACGACGCCGTCGACGTCCTCCGCGACTCGGACGCGGGCGACGAGTGGATTCTCGGCTTCGGGTTCGACGAGTCCACCTGGGTCGAGTCGCGCTACCTCACCCGCGACGACCTCGACCGCGTGAGCACCGAGAGACCCGTCGTCGCGTTCCGCGAAGACCTCCACACCGCCGCTCTCAACGGCGTCGCGCTCGACCGCCTCCGCGACCGCCTCCCCGACGGGGACGTACAGACCGCGGACGGCGACCCCACCGGTGTCGTCGTCGAGGACGCGGCCGAAGCCGTCCGAGACGCCGTCGAACCCGGCCCCGCGGAGACCGCAGACCTCCTCATGGCCGCCCAGCGGGACGCCCACGAGAGGGGCGTGACGAGCGTCCACGACATGGTGCGGCGCTCGCACGCACCCCGCGTCTACCGCGAACTCGACGCCGCCGGCGACCTCCGCCTCCGCGTCCGACTGAACTACTGGAGCGACCACCTCGACGCCGCCCGCGAGGTCGGCCTCCGAACCAACCACGGCAGCGCGTTCGTCCGCACGGGCGCGATCAAGACATTCACCGACGGCAGCCTCGGCGGACGCACGGCCAAACTCAGCTACGAGTACGCGGACGGCGACGGCTCCGGGCAGTGGGTCGTCCCGCCCCAGGAACTCCGCGACCTCGTCCACGCTGCGGACGACGCGGGCTTCCAGCTCGCCGTGCACGCCATCGGCGACGAAGCCATCGGGGAGGCCATCGACGCCCTCGCGGACACCGACGACCCGGCGGGCGCGCGCCACCGCATCGAACACCTCGAACTCGCGACCGACGACCAAATCGAGCGCATGGCCGACCTCGGCCTCGTCGCCTCGATGCAGCCGAACTTCCTGAAGTGGTCGCGCGAGGGCGGCCTCTACGACTCGCGGCTCGGCCCCGAGCGCCGCGCCGAGAACAACCGCTTCCCCGCCTACCTCGACGCCGGCGTGCCGCTCGCGTTCTCCTCGGACTCGATGCCCGTCGACCCCCTGTTCGGCGTCCACCAGACAGTCAACCCCCCCGAGGACACCCAGGGACTCTCCGTCACCGACGCGCTCCGCGCGTACACCAGCGGCGCGGCCTACGCCGGATTCGACGAACACCGACTCGGCACCATCGAGACCGGAAAGAACGCGGACTTCGTCGCCCTCGACGACTCGCCCTGGGAGCACCCCGAGTCCATCGAGGACATCGACGTGACGCATACCGTCGTGAACGGCGACGTCGTGTACGAGGCCTAA
- a CDS encoding GbsR/MarR family transcriptional regulator, producing the protein MTDADPDAARERVIGGFERSAEIYGLSRSYGRLYGILFFAHEPLSLDDLAEKSEFAKSTVSTKMRELERLHMVHRRSLPGEGKRAFFEAERDFWRIAQEFLNREVRREIETMTRTLADAETALENADTERAQQDLERVRELKRVYDQSERFVDLLTSMSGSRLRTALSKFLDLVRG; encoded by the coding sequence ATGACTGACGCCGACCCGGACGCCGCCCGAGAGCGCGTTATCGGGGGGTTCGAGCGCTCCGCGGAGATATACGGACTCAGCCGGAGCTACGGCCGGCTCTACGGCATCCTCTTCTTCGCCCACGAGCCACTCTCCCTGGACGACCTCGCCGAGAAGAGCGAGTTCGCGAAGTCCACCGTGAGCACGAAAATGCGGGAGTTAGAGCGCCTCCACATGGTTCACCGGCGCTCGCTCCCCGGCGAGGGGAAACGGGCGTTCTTCGAGGCCGAACGCGACTTCTGGCGCATCGCCCAGGAGTTCCTGAACCGCGAAGTACGCCGGGAAATCGAGACGATGACCCGCACGCTCGCGGACGCCGAAACCGCCCTCGAGAACGCCGACACCGAGCGCGCCCAGCAGGACCTCGAACGCGTCCGCGAGCTCAAGCGGGTCTACGACCAGTCCGAGCGATTCGTCGACCTCCTGACCTCGATGTCCGGCAGCCGCCTCCGAACCGCGCTCTCGAAGTTCCTCGACCTCGTCCGCGGCTAA
- a CDS encoding DNA double-strand break repair nuclease NurA: MTLDPVHFDGITDLVRRVSHDIDEDEHRDQAVRAWDAYFDPLYRDGEEVLAPLGDVQRYAVDIADAGDQPDQFDSVHGLDSGTVNPRTFKNGLVLDIAQAAMGVSPSDTDTHRARTVITTVHPTDDSVAISATDDWQTQDEGYWRGQLFEAPRVERDETAVVHGLALYLAESEHALEHADRVGDLLVLDGPLYPKIIANWLDQARPLSALPLEDPLVQSVVGNYVDLVERFVERGVPLAGFVKNVQSRGIVNTLAEKTNAPWADDAAFFTQLLERRDGRDRDTDDLTYTNWFVSRTGYDREFSTLGDRLSLDLDLDPEAYEVAFFVVYDPRTDVLFKVELPRAFAEDDACRDRLTNHVLAGVAREAGPPEAIGKADELARIGMQEKTELVGALEDALDTECRSTYDDERWG, translated from the coding sequence ATGACCCTCGACCCCGTCCACTTCGACGGGATTACCGACCTCGTCCGGCGCGTCAGCCACGACATCGACGAGGACGAACACCGCGACCAGGCCGTCCGCGCGTGGGACGCCTACTTCGACCCGCTCTACCGCGACGGCGAGGAAGTGCTCGCACCCCTCGGAGACGTCCAGCGGTACGCCGTCGATATCGCGGACGCGGGCGACCAGCCCGACCAGTTCGACTCGGTGCACGGCCTCGATTCGGGGACGGTGAACCCGCGGACGTTCAAGAACGGCCTCGTCCTCGACATCGCGCAGGCCGCGATGGGCGTCAGCCCGAGCGACACCGACACCCACCGCGCGCGCACCGTCATCACCACCGTCCATCCGACCGACGACAGCGTCGCCATCAGCGCGACCGACGACTGGCAGACACAGGACGAGGGATACTGGCGCGGCCAGCTATTCGAAGCCCCCCGCGTCGAACGCGACGAGACCGCCGTCGTTCACGGCCTCGCGCTCTACCTCGCGGAGTCCGAGCACGCACTCGAACACGCCGACCGCGTGGGCGACCTCCTCGTGCTGGACGGCCCGCTCTACCCGAAGATAATCGCGAACTGGCTCGACCAGGCGCGGCCGCTCTCCGCCCTCCCACTCGAAGACCCGCTCGTTCAGTCCGTCGTCGGGAACTACGTCGACCTCGTGGAGCGGTTCGTCGAGCGCGGCGTCCCGCTCGCCGGGTTCGTGAAGAACGTCCAATCGCGCGGCATCGTCAACACGCTCGCGGAGAAGACGAACGCGCCCTGGGCGGACGACGCCGCCTTCTTCACGCAGTTGCTCGAACGCCGCGACGGCCGCGACCGCGACACGGACGACCTCACGTACACGAACTGGTTCGTCTCCCGCACCGGCTACGACCGCGAGTTCTCCACGCTCGGCGACCGCCTCAGCCTCGACCTCGACCTCGACCCCGAAGCCTACGAGGTCGCGTTCTTCGTCGTCTACGACCCCCGGACGGACGTGCTGTTCAAGGTCGAACTCCCCCGGGCGTTCGCCGAGGACGACGCCTGTCGCGACCGCCTGACGAACCACGTGCTCGCCGGGGTCGCGCGCGAGGCCGGGCCGCCCGAAGCCATCGGGAAGGCCGACGAACTCGCGCGAATCGGCATGCAGGAGAAGACGGAACTCGTCGGCGCGCTCGAAGACGCCCTGGACACCGAGTGTCGCTCCACGTACGACGACGAACGCTGGGGCTAG
- the gpmI gene encoding 2,3-bisphosphoglycerate-independent phosphoglycerate mutase, which translates to MNAALVILDGWGLGDHDRLDAVKAADTPNFDRLSDVGAYGTLETHGRNVGLPGGQMGNSEVGHLTIGAGRVVLQEYTRINDAIESGELGENDAIAGAFEQVEETGGRVHFMGLVSDGGVHSDHEHLHALIEAAASRGVEATTHAFTDGRDTKPKSGESVLRTLEEVVDEYGTGDVATVSGRYYAMDRDQNWERTKSTYDAIVERQGLHRADSAVAAVRESYERGDTDEFVEPTIVRGGDALSERDAVVFFNFRADRARQLVRMLGSVNPEWAFETTPPAVPIVTMTEYDETFDFPVAFEAREPHDTLGEVVARDGLTQHRVAESEKYPHVTYFLNGGREVAFEGESREIVPSPDVPTYDHQPEMSAAGVTDAALDRLDADVLVLNYANADMVGHTGDFDAAVAAVEAVDAELGRLADALEDAGADVLVTADHGNADDMGTPGDPHTAHTYNPVPFVYLSPDGDDAGRDVRDGGALRDVAPTLFSLLGVEKPAEMTGESLLD; encoded by the coding sequence ATGAATGCGGCGCTCGTCATCCTGGACGGCTGGGGGCTCGGCGACCACGACCGACTGGACGCCGTGAAGGCGGCTGACACGCCGAACTTCGACCGGCTCTCCGACGTGGGAGCGTACGGCACGCTGGAGACGCACGGTCGGAACGTCGGCCTCCCCGGGGGTCAGATGGGGAACTCGGAAGTCGGCCACCTCACTATCGGCGCGGGCCGCGTCGTCCTCCAGGAGTACACCCGCATCAACGACGCCATCGAGTCCGGCGAACTCGGGGAGAACGACGCCATCGCGGGCGCGTTCGAGCAGGTCGAAGAGACAGGCGGCCGCGTGCACTTCATGGGGCTCGTCTCCGACGGCGGCGTGCACTCAGACCACGAGCACCTGCACGCGCTCATCGAGGCCGCCGCGAGTCGGGGTGTCGAGGCGACGACGCACGCGTTCACGGACGGCCGCGACACGAAACCGAAGTCGGGCGAGTCAGTGCTCCGAACGCTCGAAGAGGTGGTCGACGAGTACGGGACGGGCGACGTGGCGACGGTCTCGGGGCGGTACTACGCGATGGACCGCGACCAGAACTGGGAGCGCACGAAATCGACGTACGACGCCATCGTCGAGCGGCAGGGACTGCATCGCGCGGACTCCGCGGTCGCGGCGGTCCGGGAGTCCTACGAGCGCGGCGACACCGACGAGTTCGTCGAGCCCACTATCGTTCGGGGCGGGGACGCGCTGAGCGAGCGGGACGCCGTGGTGTTCTTCAACTTCCGCGCGGACCGCGCACGCCAGCTCGTCCGAATGCTCGGCTCCGTGAATCCCGAGTGGGCGTTCGAGACGACCCCGCCCGCGGTGCCGATTGTGACGATGACCGAGTACGACGAGACGTTCGACTTCCCGGTGGCGTTCGAGGCGCGCGAGCCCCACGACACGCTCGGGGAGGTCGTCGCCCGCGACGGCCTGACCCAGCACCGGGTCGCGGAGTCCGAGAAGTACCCGCACGTGACGTACTTCCTGAACGGCGGCCGCGAGGTCGCGTTCGAGGGCGAGAGCCGGGAAATCGTGCCGAGTCCGGACGTGCCGACGTACGACCACCAGCCGGAGATGAGCGCCGCGGGCGTGACGGACGCCGCGCTCGACCGACTGGACGCGGACGTGCTCGTCCTGAACTACGCGAACGCGGACATGGTCGGGCACACGGGCGACTTCGACGCCGCGGTCGCCGCCGTGGAGGCAGTCGATGCGGAGCTCGGCCGGCTCGCCGACGCGCTCGAAGACGCGGGCGCGGACGTGCTGGTGACCGCCGACCACGGGAACGCCGACGACATGGGAACCCCGGGCGACCCGCACACTGCCCACACGTACAATCCGGTTCCGTTCGTCTACCTCTCTCCCGACGGCGACGACGCCGGCCGCGACGTGCGCGACGGCGGCGCGCTCCGGGACGTCGCGCCGACGCTATTCTCGCTGCTCGGCGTCGAGAAACCGGCGGAGATGACGGGCGAGTCCCTGCTCGATTAG
- a CDS encoding ABC transporter ATP-binding protein produces MRNILDGSASDGDRDDVVLHANGLEKTYDSRLPWEPSVDVLTGASLELRAGEVVGIVGENGSGKSTLMQCLVGALDPDAGEVSRPGGVGWCPQDDRLYDRLTVDETFRLFGEAHGMTDAEIADAADRLTDRLDFERFRDRRVDRLSGGNRRKLTLSVSLMHDPDVLLLDEPYTGFDWETYLAFWDLAADLSERGTAVAVISHLVSEQERFDRIYELADGRLAEVDGAADSTRRERGRTEGDHA; encoded by the coding sequence ATGCGGAATATACTAGATGGGTCCGCGAGTGACGGAGACCGCGACGACGTCGTACTGCACGCGAACGGCCTGGAGAAGACGTACGACTCCCGCCTCCCCTGGGAGCCGTCCGTCGACGTCCTGACCGGTGCGAGCCTCGAACTCCGCGCCGGCGAAGTCGTCGGCATCGTCGGCGAGAACGGCAGCGGGAAATCCACGCTGATGCAGTGTCTCGTCGGCGCGCTCGATCCCGACGCCGGCGAGGTCTCCCGGCCCGGCGGGGTCGGCTGGTGCCCGCAGGACGACCGCCTCTACGACCGCCTCACCGTCGACGAGACCTTCCGCCTGTTCGGGGAAGCCCACGGCATGACCGACGCCGAGATCGCGGACGCGGCCGACCGCCTCACCGACCGACTCGACTTCGAGCGCTTTCGCGACCGCCGCGTCGACCGCCTCTCCGGCGGCAACCGACGCAAACTCACGCTCTCCGTCTCCCTGATGCACGACCCCGACGTACTCCTGCTCGACGAGCCCTACACGGGATTCGACTGGGAGACCTACCTCGCGTTCTGGGATCTCGCCGCCGACCTCTCCGAGCGCGGCACCGCGGTCGCCGTCATCTCCCACCTCGTGAGCGAACAGGAGCGCTTCGACCGCATCTACGAACTCGCCGACGGCCGCCTCGCGGAGGTCGACGGCGCGGCCGACTCGACGAGACGCGAACGCGGACGGACGGAGGGCGACCATGCGTAG
- a CDS encoding thiamine-binding protein yields the protein MTVTAMLSVSPVDSPDVEFDEEIAKAVDALDDFDVRYETHPMETTIEAESLSEVFAAAQAAHEAVDAARVGTTLKIDHYREETLDADEKVDRVEHHLGRDAHGGE from the coding sequence ATGACCGTGACCGCGATGCTGTCGGTGTCGCCCGTGGACAGCCCCGACGTCGAGTTCGACGAAGAGATCGCGAAAGCCGTCGACGCCCTCGACGACTTCGACGTGCGCTACGAGACCCACCCGATGGAGACGACCATCGAGGCAGAGTCGCTCAGCGAGGTGTTCGCCGCCGCGCAGGCCGCCCACGAGGCCGTCGACGCGGCCCGCGTCGGCACGACCCTGAAAATCGACCACTACCGCGAGGAGACCCTGGACGCCGACGAGAAGGTTGACCGCGTCGAACACCACCTCGGCCGCGACGCACACGGCGGCGAGTAA
- the hmgA gene encoding hydroxymethylglutaryl-CoA reductase (NADPH): protein MSDVSDLADRVQSGELRLYELEDHADEATAAAARRELLRRETESDPDAVGEFAFDAADVHGSNIENLVGGVQVPMGVAGPVSVNGEAADGEYYLPLATTEGALVASVNRGCSAIRAGGGATARVLKNGMTRAPVFRVADVAEAKTVAEWVRENEAALAAAAESTTSHGELQSVTPYVVGDSVFLRFSYDTKDAMGMNMATIATGEAADVVEAETPAELVALSGNLCSDKKPAAINAVEGRGRTVSADVRIPRDVVEERFNTTPEAIEEANTRKNLVGSAKAGALGFNAHAANVVAAMFLATGQDAAQVVEGSNTITTVEAREDELYASVNLASLEVGTVGGGTKLPTQAEGLDILGVRGGGDPAGSNADALAELIATGVLAGELSLVSALASRNLSSAHEELGR, encoded by the coding sequence ATGAGTGACGTTTCCGACCTCGCGGACCGCGTGCAGTCCGGCGAGCTCCGGCTGTACGAACTCGAAGACCACGCGGACGAGGCGACCGCGGCGGCCGCCCGGCGCGAACTCCTCCGCCGGGAGACCGAGAGCGACCCCGACGCAGTGGGTGAGTTCGCGTTCGACGCGGCGGACGTGCACGGGTCGAACATCGAGAACCTCGTCGGCGGCGTGCAGGTGCCGATGGGGGTCGCCGGGCCGGTGTCGGTGAACGGCGAGGCCGCCGACGGCGAGTACTACCTCCCGCTCGCGACCACGGAGGGCGCGCTCGTCGCGTCCGTCAACCGCGGGTGTTCAGCGATTCGAGCGGGCGGCGGCGCGACCGCTCGCGTCCTGAAGAACGGGATGACGCGCGCGCCGGTCTTCCGCGTCGCCGACGTGGCCGAGGCGAAGACGGTCGCGGAGTGGGTGCGCGAGAACGAGGCCGCGCTCGCGGCGGCCGCGGAGTCCACGACGAGCCACGGCGAACTCCAGTCCGTCACGCCCTACGTCGTCGGCGACTCCGTCTTCCTCCGCTTCAGCTACGACACGAAGGACGCGATGGGCATGAACATGGCGACCATCGCCACCGGCGAGGCCGCGGACGTGGTGGAGGCCGAGACGCCCGCGGAACTGGTCGCGCTCTCCGGCAACCTCTGCTCGGACAAGAAGCCCGCGGCCATCAACGCCGTCGAGGGCCGCGGCCGCACCGTCTCCGCGGACGTTCGCATCCCCCGAGACGTAGTGGAGGAGCGGTTCAACACGACGCCGGAGGCCATCGAGGAGGCGAACACGCGGAAGAACCTCGTCGGGTCGGCGAAGGCGGGCGCGCTCGGGTTCAACGCGCACGCCGCGAACGTCGTCGCCGCGATGTTCCTCGCGACCGGCCAGGACGCCGCGCAGGTCGTCGAGGGCAGCAACACCATCACGACCGTCGAGGCCCGCGAGGACGAACTGTACGCGAGCGTCAACCTCGCCAGCCTCGAAGTCGGCACCGTCGGCGGCGGGACGAAACTCCCGACGCAGGCCGAGGGCCTGGACATTCTGGGAGTGCGGGGCGGCGGCGACCCCGCCGGGTCGAACGCGGACGCGCTCGCCGAACTCATCGCCACGGGCGTGCTCGCCGGCGAGCTCTCCCTCGTGTCCGCGCTCGCGTCGCGGAACCTCTCCTCGGCGCACGAGGAGCTCGGCCGATAA